Sequence from the Panicum virgatum strain AP13 chromosome 5N, P.virgatum_v5, whole genome shotgun sequence genome:
TCCGGGAAAGTAAAAATTTGCCTCCCCACTCTGTCCTGAAAGGGAGGACTTGGGGAAAGGACCGCATCAATTATCAGAAGCACATTTCCGAGCCCCGACCAGGTCGCATCGTCACTCCCTTCAGCTTTTCGTTTCAAATCAGAACTTTTAGCTGAAAATCAAAACTACGAGCCGGGCGAATTGACACAGACAGGGGCACAAACAGCAGCTACTCTAGAACTAGCTTATCTGTATTCCGAGCTAAAGATTTATACTACGTGGTTGCAGCTATCGACGACCTGCGTCGCCTCACGTCCTCACGTctcaaaatttcaaatcatGGTACTCTGCCATGAAGAAAACCGGACGGGAAGGACAGCTGCGTGCGTGCCCCTCTCTCTAGGCGTTATTTGGAAGTGCAAGAATCTTAGCGTGCATATTTCCTGAGAAGAGAATTTCGCATGCATGttgcactaaatgaagtctatttacaaaaaaaatttaggaatgggtgtaatttttcttgacgaatctaatgacggtaattaatcgataattagctacagtgatactacagtaagcatcctctaatcgcgcggtcaaaagcctcattagattcttcagggtcactagcgcggggttctgaagttagttttgtaaactggctttgtttgacaccataattagtggtcaaaattaTTATTATTCCTAGCGCGCTACAATTCTAGCACGAACTAAATAGGGCCTAGTCTCTACCCTGACCCCAACTCTAGGCTGAGGCCTTTGCCCTTGAGGCACGCTGTATGGCATGGCTAAAAGTGAGCCTACAGCTTGCTACCGCAGAAAAAGGGGGGACCCGATTTTTTGAACCGAAGCGGCCGAGCACATGGACGAGCCAGGCGAAGGCACAAATCGTTTTGCGTCTGGCGCATGGATATGGATGAATTGAAGCTCTTCGCATCAGCAGGGGAAGGGAGTAGCTAGGAATGCAGAGGAATGAATGATCTTTCACCGGTAGGGAGTCGCTCGGAGCGCAGGGAAAAGCTGCCCTTTTGGGGGTGCATGGACCAGCTGACTCGAGCTGCATGCCTCTGTGCCGCAGGAGCGCAAGTGCTGGTTCAATCAAAGGTGCCTCGACGAATGCCGCACGCTAGCAAGCAGCAGGGAATGCAAGGATTGCTGAGTTATTCCTCCAAAGACGCGGCCTCTTCTAAAAACTGTAACAATGCAACTTTTTTTCACATCGCAAACGGCATGCTGACACGGTGCATCTGCTAGGAACATTTTCCCCCACTGTGCCAGAGATCGACGGATCATTTTCACTCTTCACCGTCGCCAGGACgcgtccaccgcgcgccgccgtggtgTCGTCGGTCCAAAAGCCCGAGGTGGCGGGGACGCCGTTCAATTCAAACAAAgaggccgccgccccggccggagCGCGGCAGGAAACAACGGGAACAGTTAGCATGGGGGAGCCGCTCGGGTTGTCAAGGaaaggcagcggcagcagccagcaggcggCATAGCAAGCACCAAGCAGCAGAACGCCTGCCCCCGGCGCTGTCCGAGTTACCCGTCTCCAGCGCTGCGCGCCTGCGCGTGTCTGCCACTTTCGCCGCTTCGGGCGGTTCTGTCGCGCCGTGCGTTGCGTTGTGTCCGGCTCCGGCATGGGGGCCGGCGCGCGGTGGGGGCGTGCGCGCTGCTCGGCTTTTTTTGCGCGCCGGTGCCGGCAACCGGCGCAGCCGCGCAGGCACGCAAAGATGAAGCGCGCGGTATGGCCCTCGGGAGATCCATGCGCACGCACGCACCCAAAGCCCCGGTCGCGTCGCGCCTGCTCCCGGCATCCTATCTGTTCCCGAAGCCGGAGCAGGTGCGCATCGGTGGATCTTCGTGGGGCATTCTTCTATCTCTGGTGGCTCAGCTCCAGACACCACACGGAAATATAGAATCTGGGGTGCGAGTGCTGAGCTTAAACAAGTGTGATGCACAGGCAGTGAGCCAATCTCCTGATCTGATTGATGTAAAGATGATCAGGGCCTTGGAAAACCCGAAAACCACGCGCGCACATACTCGCGGTACTGCGGGCACCTGTTCTTTAACCTGCATGGCCCTATTGGAAAAAGCGAGAGGCGGCAGCAATTAGCAAACATGTTGTACACTTGTGCTCCTACACTGTCTCACTGAGTGCGTGCTGGGGAAATCACTAGCACCAATCACGGAAATCAATCAGGCGTAGCCCAGTGGCACGCATGAAGCGCCAAGAAAAGGGGAACAATCACTTTCTCGCCTACTTCTTTGGGCATGGCAGAAAGCTCTCATGGATCATGAACTTCAAAGTTCAAACGCAAAAAAGTTGCATTGCGCATTTCTTTTTTACTTTATTTTGTTTACGGAAAGTTGCAAATGTCCAATAGTGGCCCACACCACCTCGCATTCCCCACGCGGCGAACCGCCAAAACCTCCCGTTTAAAAAGCCCCTGCCCCTCAAGCTCTCCTCAGTTCTCACTCTCCATCTCCAGCCTCCGAGCTCACAAACGCAGCTCGACAGGAAACCGGTGGCTCAGCCATGAGGTGGGGGCTTAGAAGCAGTAAGCAACAGCAGCGGGAGGCTCTGCCACCAGTAGAACAAGAGCGGCGGCGAGAGGGCAAGGGGAAGAGCAAGGCGATCTTCTCGTCCTTCTCGCCCTTGGCGTGGCTCTCGAAGCTGACGGCCAAGAACGGCGCGGCCGCTGCTAGGCCCGGGCATGCGACGCCCACGGCGAAGACCGCCGCTCAGGCCGCCACCGCGTTCCCGTCGTGCTTCCACATGCCCACGAGCCCCAGCCCCGCGTCGGCGTCGCGGAGCAGCCCGGCTGATTCGTCATCGTCCGCTGCCGAGGCAGCTCCTGACATCGTCCCGCGCCGCGACGACAccggggccacggcggcggagatcgccccgcgtCGCCGCTCGGTGGGCAACGACGACACTGGGTccgaggccgcggccgcgcggcagCTGTACCGCCGGCGCCACTACTCGGTCGGCGGCGACAGCGACCTCCCGCCGCTCGGCCACCTCGTCTCCCTCTCCCGCCCCGCCTCCCCGAAGGCGCTGCccacgccgacgccggcgccggtgcggaCGCTGACGCcggtgctgccgccgctgccgtccgaCACGGACCAGGAGAagcggccgcggagccgccggcgccggcaccgccgcGTGGTGAGCGGGAGGAGGTCGTTCTCCTCCGCGAGGGCCCCCGGGGCGCGCCTGGCGccggcggtgcgcgtgcgctcCCCTCGGCCgagcagcgccgcggcggcggtgtcggAGCTGGAGCTGTTCGCGGTGGTGCGGCGGACGCGGGACCCGCAGCGCGAGTTCCGGGCGTCGATGGTGGAGATGATCGCGAGCAAGCGCATGGTGGGGCGGCCCGAGGAGCTGGAGACGCTGCTGGCGTGCTACCTGTCGctcaacgccgacgagcaccACGACTGCATCGTCAAGGTCTTCCGCCAGGTCTGGTTCGAGCTCAACAATGCCAcctcccgtgccgccgccgccgccccgccgccgcgcacctgaCTACCTGAGCCTGCCCAGCGGCCTACCACAACAGGCACGCCCATGCAGCAGGATCATGAAGCAGCAGCTCGAGATCGGCAGGCAGCCCCCGCGGGTGTCGGCATCCATCATGGCGTGTCCGGAGCCGACGTGGACGCTGATTTCCACGCATTTTTTAAGGCGTACGTGCCGACGTGGCCTTTTCACGCGTGGCTGGGGAAAGCTGAGGGGCGTGGTACCGTGCCGCGCTCGCTTTTGAGGCGGCCTTCTTGTTTGCGAGACTTGCGCTGCGCGCGCTGGCCGACGGAACTGTTGTACCTGTACTATGCATGTGCTACTGTGAAAAACTACTGCTCAAGAAGAACTGTTTCTCGAGTGATGTGTGTTTGGCTGTTTGCCAGCCCAGCTTCAGGGTCAGTTAAATGCAAGGAAGGGACAAAAAAAAGGCCAaaggttgtgtttagttccaatgCAAAAAAATTGTAAACGAATTAAAGTGAAaatgaatcttactaatttgaagtactaaatgaagtttatttataaaattttttgcatggatggtctataaatcgcgagacgaatctaatgagcctacttaatccatgatttgcaacagtgatgctacagtaactatccgttaattattgattaatcatgaattaattagcatcattagattcgtctcgcgatttacaacccatctgtgcaaaaaattttgtaaatagacttcatttagtgcttcaaattgGGAAGATTCGAAACGCAAAAATTTTGTGTTACACTCtaccgaactaaacacggccaaaGGCTATTGGTTTCATTATTTTCACTTGGATCCGAATGCTCCAGCCGTGTAACTTGGCGGCATGTATGGCATGGCGAAAGATTCCAAGGTCTCCAGTTTCTAGAATTCAAATAGCCGCCGAGCTCCGGCTTTTGTTTGAAAGGGTGAGCAGTTGATGTGGCCAGTGCTTGCTGTTCGCGGCGTACTGCACTGACATGTGGCTTGGGCTCACTGTTTCCCTATGTTTTACTGGcccgtttagttctcaaaaattttctGTACGTAACTTCGAACGtttaaccactaattaggagAGTTAAATATGAATAACTAACAAAACTCATTCCACAACTCCGggcaaaatcgcgagacgaatctaatgtacCTAATTATGCAATAATTAGACAATgtcatgctacagtaatcaatctctaatgatggattaattatgcttaatagatttgtctcgcgattttctgtccatccgtgtaattagatTTACAATTAAATCATGTTTAGTCCTCCTAATTTTTGgttgaaaattgctacagtagtTTGTCCTAAAAATTGCTACTGTTTCTGTTTTTGTTCGCTTGCTGTTTTATTTCGTGGACGCGGGGAGGGGCACGAAGCCATCCATGCGTGACTGATCGCTGAAGTTCCGTGATTGCAAATGTTCAGAGAAAAAATTGTCACGTAAGTTGCTAATCGCATCAAGAATGGACACTGTTGTGTGAGCAGGGATACAGGCGTAGGCCCGTTGCTTTGACCGCAGCAGTACTCGCCTCATGGGCTCGTGCCCTCGTGCAAGTTGTGGTGGCGGTCGACGGCTCGATGTTGGCAGTGATCGTATTCATCCGGGCTCCGGCTGCCTTCCGAACAGTTTCCACAGCGACGGAcctgtttagttaccaaaaaattTTACACTGTACTCATCCCATTGAATCTTcgaacacatgtatgaaatattaaatgcagttgaaaaaataattaattatacagtctatttgattagcacgagctgaatcttttaagtctaattaattcataattagatattatttatcaagtaacaacgaaatgtgctatagtaccaaaacccaaactttttcaccaactaaacacacccggaATATTGTAGCAGATCTTACGTACAGTATCAATGAACGCAATGCATTGCTCCGTGACATGCGTATAGTATTCTATTTCGTACTGGCCTGGGTGCTGTGTACGCCGGCCGTATGCAAATGCGCTGCACACTGTACTTGATGACAACGCTCTCAGCTCAGATAGGCTCATAGGCAGGTATGTAGCCCCATAACTGCCCGCTGCTCCACAACAGGGTCTGCTTAATGGAAGTGGATCCTCTACGGAAACATCCTCTAACATAGATCTACACGTGGAATGTAAACGAATCGGATACGGACAGATATCACTGTCAATCAAAATCTGTCCATCCCCATGGCATATTGCGTGCTTGACTCGATCATAATTCTTTAGGTCGTGCTTTGTGCATCCAATGTTttcgccgcccccccccccccccccccccccccccctcctctacGCTTAGAAGTCGAAATGTTGCAGAGGTGCCAATAAGTACTTTATGACATGAAAATAATGTGCTTTTCAATTCAGCACTCACTTCTCTATTTGATCTAAGAAAATGCCTCCTCCTTGGTGAGGCAAGTTCATGAGTATGTGTTTTAACAAACCGAGAAACCTCATATTTACCATCAGATTGTCTCTTGAATTCAATCATTGCCTTGCAACCAACCCTAATAATTTTGATTTTTCTTTCGGGCTTCTGATCAACTTGTtcattctcctttttttttccctcctTCCTCCAGCCCTCCTTTGAAGAAACAAATTTCTTCAACTTCACTACATCACCATCTTTGTGTTGTGTCCATGTACGAATTGAAAAACCAGCATGATCAGCATATGCTTTGTAGAATGACTTGCCTTGTTCCCAGCTATCGAATATCATACCCACTGAAGGTTGCAAGGCTCGTAGATTGCCCGCTGAAGAGTATTGACAAATcttaaataattgcataatagaATCTAACTATTGAAATAAACATGATACTTACACAATATGGCAGATCACATTGCCCATTAGGTGTTTCATAGCCATCTGCATCATTTTCATCAAACCCTTCTCGAATCTAAGCACAATGGCAAAACAAAGTCCTAAGTGATATTCTCCAACCTGAATAAAATGAGGTTATAGCTCTAATAAATTACCTCCAATTTGCTATTAGGATCATCATCAATTTGTACACCAGTTAGCTGGCACTTTGCGATGTACCACCCATTGGATCAATATCCCAGTTTAAAGATGAGAATAAAAAAGATTAGATACATTACTTGCATGATGAACTCAAATAGATTAACTAGGGCGAGAGAATGAGAATGCCTTCGAAATATCCCACTAACAAGCATTAGATGTGGTATGAAATTCAATAAATACTGCAGAAGTGAATTGCATCATGATTTGCATCAAGTCTTGGAAGGAGCGGAACGCCAGAGTATTCAATCGACACGAAACTTCGACAACCATGTTGATGGAGAAAATTAAAGCGGAGGCTAATTTGTGGATAACAGCAGGAGCCAAAGATTTAGGCTCGGTAGTTGCGAGATTGTAATTTTGCTACTAACTCCGTTTGTACTATTTTCACTCCTTCTATATCAATGAAATAGGCACAATCTCGTgcccgttcgttcaaaaaaaaattcttagtCTTGATGATACAAATAAATCCACCATACAATAAGCAGACAATTACAACAAtaggaaacaaatccttgaagTTTCCTTTTGTCCATCAACAAGAGTGAAGAGACATCTATATTGTACCAATTTATTCAATGCAAAACAATGCATGATTTAGCACATTTATGTGCATGTTCAGACCCTAACACTGGGAAAAATGTGCTACCTGCTAGTGAAATTCTGCAAACTAGTAGCAAGATAGTTGTATCATGAACAAATGCAAATCCCACTTTCACAAATCAAGCAATTGCAATTTCACAAATCATGCACTagcgcccacgccgccgccgcttgtccAGATCCCACGCCGCTGTCGTGGGTCTGCTTCAAGCCTTCAATAACGGCCACTTCCAGCTCCAGAGACTCTCCGACGGCGAGGCGCACACCCTCCCGGAGCCTCCTGCTGCATGCGCGCTCCGCTGCTACAGCACCACGGTAACTTGTTCGGAAATTATTGTGCACATATGCGCATTATTGCTACATTATATCTTTCATTTTTGGGCAGCTTGTTTAAATATGCATACACTTTCTAGATGTCAGATGATTGTAAACGCAAATTAAGTACAATGTTAATGGCATCCTTAGATATGCCCACGGAAATTATCATGTTTATTATCAGCTCGTCAAACTGTGCAGCTGGGAGATGGTGAAACAATTAACATTGATTTTCTGCTGACAAGAATGGGGGctctattttagaaaaaaaaaatggggGACGGGGAGCAAAAAAGCATTCCATTGCCGGGATTTGAACCCGGGTCGCCTGGGTGAAAGCCAGGTATCCTAACCGGACTAGACGACAATGGATCTACTGGGAATGGTCCACTCGAAACTCTTATCTTTGCTCTTCTCCAATCTAGCAGGCAGTAGTAGCATCCCACTGGTGCTGCGTGCGAGCACAAGTTAGAGGTAGCTATGAGCAAGACCATATATTCCATCCGTTTCCAGTACTGATTCACATCCCAGCCAAGTTCAGCTTACAATTCCTACCAGTTCCTTACAATACATGACAAACACCTGTCCAGCATTTGCTGCTCCACGAAAGTTTCGATCCATGATCCATGACTTTCTGCTTGATTTCAGAAGGTTGCGAGTGTTCAAATCAAACTTCAGAAGAATACTTTCTACTACAACCAAATGCCAAGTTAGCACACATCATTGGAACTTCCTGACCAGCTCAAGCTTGCGAGCCTGGAAGAACTTGCAACGGCCTTTTCCACTCGATTCGATCTCTTCAGTCTTCCTTCTGAAACCAGTAAAGCCTAGGTGTAAGGATAACCGGGGTGTCCGGctctagagggggagggggtgaatatgatcgctaatcgctttctatcccagggctcaatctatttgcataagataaacctaacacgtactacacatgctagttatgactaaggtttatctatgctactctctacttatccCTAAAAGACATGCAACCTAGTCAAACCTAATCAAaccaactaggaaagtaaaggtacgcaagatagagtaaatgcggaaacgtaatacggtaagtaaaaaGATAAGTGCAAgggggatgcaaactcccgagtagacacggtcatgtaacgtggttcggcacaaacgcctacgtccacaggacaccgaggctcttccgatcaccgtcttgcactacgtcACCAAGGCGATgtcggcaagcaaaggcaagtgcccacaagacaccgagtctcgtgcaccgctaccgtctctctcggtcacctggccgaaatccactacggaacttctccaccaaggagggggtctcctcttcccccgcacaaagtgtcgctgccactccacaccaagtcggagggtcacacgacagatcacaaggattgcttgccgcagcaagacttctctcaagggagctctcgcaagaactaatccctattacaatttacaagcactaagcactctcacaagtgtgcttaagactatatgatgtacaatgaagcactatgatggttggagatgatctttggctcttgtatacttccttggtctccagcactctcaaatgagcagtggagtggcatatatatagcccacacaccccaaactagccgttggaaaaaggctgacaaaaagtgctatcaccggttaaaccgatgctcccgttaaaccggtgagtgcattttccaactagccgttaaacATCAACGGCTAGCTCAATCGACCGAcataatcaaccgatgcagtgtcggtttaaccggtgagtgtagttgctgaaaaactaactctctggacaactacaccgacgttcaccaatatctagcatcggtttaaccggtgtatagattttgcttcagctgctgagttcattgcaccgacgtattcaactttctttacgtcggttcaaccggtgttaccaaaattccagacgtgctccaagtcaatgcaccgacgtatgtaattttcttagcgtcggttcaaccggtgtactcTGCTGATTTGGCCTTCTCTGAGTCTGTTGCACCAGTGAGTACAATttccctatcgtcggtttaaccagtgatagtaaattgtctctgtcttgatttctttgacttggttttcttcacgatctcttcgattcttgtcctttggaccgaagagctttcagaacccccgtagggacggcccttcgggcctagctacgcctatcttctttttgtcatcacttgaacctaaaagcctgggaatgttcatcttaacaatcatattagtccaagtgttgtgtgtgtcatcaatcgccaaaacattatattgaaatatggcatgagaggccattttcgctacactagGCTAGAAAGCTTGACTTGTCGCTTGGCTCTTCCATTGTTAGTTGCATCTTCATCGGACTCCCTTCATGTCCATTCCATGTGGCACAAATCATACTAGCAATCAGAATCACGTTTTGCAATTCACAGAGGAAAAATTTGTTCAACAAAGAAAGCATGGGAacataaaattcaaaattcgaaCACACCATGTAACCTCAACTGCATCCTTGAAGAAGGGTGTGCAAGTTCCCCAACTAAAACGAACCAGGGTCGGGAAGCCAAATACCGGGTGCTTGTGATCTTCTAGCCATTGCTTTGTATCAGGGTCTGCACCATAAACTAGGATGTTCTTTAATGAAACAGTCATATGATTACAGTTTGATAAAATCCCATACAATGAGGATGACCTCCTGGATAGCCTGATCCAGTTTTCATGTGCATATTTAGAGCTGTTTCATCAAACACCCAGTTTCGCAAGGCCCTGTCCCTAGTGACCTGCAGTTGAACATTAAGACATTAGAACTATTTAAGCCTATAAAAATGTAGTCACATGAGAAAATTTCATATGGAACATAACCTTTGCCACTATACTTGCCCCACTAACAACTGGGTAAAGGCTATCGGCTTTTTTGGCAACCACAAATTTAATGCCTGGAAACTTTTCAGTCAGCTTGATCCGATACTTCTCAGGATCCCCCACTGTATCTATATACACCATTTCAAGTAGGAATAAATTACAAAACAATGTAGTGGATAATCCTATGTGGATAACTGCACAAGAGGTCCTTTTGTATTCAAGAACATATGCTCTTACTCCTGCCAGTAGTACTCCCATGTTAAGAACTTTTCTAACAAGGCCCATGGCAGAGTTATGTGATATTTCATTTAGATTTACTTTCGATCTGAAACAATGAGACTATTAATTAAGGTAAAAGATCAATTTTGCAGTTCACTAGGTACAAAGGTTACTAGACATACCTTTTTAACATTTTAGCAGATAGATCCTTTGGACATATGACATCCACTTCCCACCCAATAGAGCTATTGACCTTTAAACTTTCAAATAGCTCCTCCCTTTGTTCCTCCTTCAAGGTCTTTGAATCTGTCCACGAAGACAAGACCAATAGGCTACATTAGTTATCAGTCGATGTCCTAATAGCACACCTACTCTTGAACTTTTCAAAGCCCATGGACGGTAACATATCAGCCGACTCTTTTAGCTGGACCGTCCTACGATAGTAAGCATCACAAACTACCTAGATGGATTTAAGATTTGGTTACTCTaaagattggattcatgcaataTGTCAGCATGCCACATATAAACAGGAGCTATCT
This genomic interval carries:
- the LOC120672095 gene encoding transcription repressor OFP1-like, which produces MRWGLRSSKQQQREALPPVEQERRREGKGKSKAIFSSFSPLAWLSKLTAKNGAAAARPGHATPTAKTAAQAATAFPSCFHMPTSPSPASASRSSPADSSSSAAEAAPDIVPRRDDTGATAAEIAPRRRSVGNDDTGSEAAAARQLYRRRHYSVGGDSDLPPLGHLVSLSRPASPKALPTPTPAPVRTLTPVLPPLPSDTDQEKRPRSRRRRHRRVVSGRRSFSSARAPGARLAPAVRVRSPRPSSAAAAVSELELFAVVRRTRDPQREFRASMVEMIASKRMVGRPEELETLLACYLSLNADEHHDCIVKVFRQVWFELNNATSRAAAAAPPPRT
- the LOC120675717 gene encoding ribonuclease H2 subunit A-like; this encodes MSYAGSAPAEWATKVPCLMGIDEAGRGPVLGPMVYGCMYCARSYNNTLATLKFADSKTLKEEQREELFESLKVNSSIGWEVDVICPKDLSAKMLKRSKVNLNEISHNSAMGLVRKVLNMGVLLAGVRAYVLEYKRTSCAVIHIGLSTTLFCNLFLLEMVYIDTVGDPEKYRIKLTEKFPGIKFVVAKKADSLYPVVSGASIVAKVTRDRALRNWVFDETALNMHMKTGSGYPGDPDTKQWLEDHKHPVFGFPTLVRFSWGTCTPFFKDAVEVTWESDEDATNNGRAKRQVKLSSLV